Proteins encoded within one genomic window of Alteribacter populi:
- a CDS encoding 2-isopropylmalate synthase — MPHVNVFDTTLRDGEQSPGVNINKLEKLEIAKHLERLGVDIMEAGFPASSQGDFEAVKAIAQTIKGASVTGLARAKKSDIDTAWEALKDASEPRLHIFLATSPIHMTHKLKKAPEEVATQAVEMVSYAKQKFSHVEWSAEDATRSDIDFLVYIIEKVIDAGATVINLPDTVGYTTPEEYGLLFRTIRDRVPNIDKVALSAHCHDDLGMAVANTIAAVENGATQIEGTINGIGERAGNAALEEIAVALNIRQDQYPYTTNLVLKEIKRTSDLVSKLTGMQIPGNKAVVGRNAFAHESGIHQDGVIKNASTYEIITPELVGVESNNLVLGKHSGRRAFKEKVEQLGFQLTDEKLTEAFTTFKKLTDRKKEITGDDLSAILTDIQTTLTNVKKYELRAFQVQYGSSNLPTATVALMTPEGAPVETARTGQGSVESLYNTLEALIEETINLTDFQLNSVGKGRDALADVYVKMTVNGDEVNGRGTAQDILEASAIAFLNAVNRFLLNEHSIKKEMA; from the coding sequence ATGCCCCACGTTAACGTCTTTGATACTACCCTTCGTGATGGCGAGCAGTCACCAGGTGTAAATATTAATAAACTTGAAAAACTCGAAATTGCTAAACACCTCGAGCGACTAGGTGTAGATATTATGGAGGCTGGATTCCCAGCCTCCTCCCAAGGAGATTTCGAAGCAGTCAAAGCTATTGCCCAAACGATTAAAGGTGCATCAGTGACGGGTCTTGCACGCGCTAAAAAATCAGATATCGATACAGCCTGGGAGGCATTGAAGGATGCTAGTGAACCTCGGTTGCATATATTCCTTGCTACCTCCCCTATTCATATGACACATAAACTTAAGAAGGCACCGGAAGAAGTCGCCACGCAAGCTGTGGAAATGGTCTCATATGCAAAACAAAAATTTTCCCATGTTGAGTGGTCAGCTGAAGATGCTACCCGCTCTGACATCGACTTTCTTGTTTATATCATTGAAAAAGTCATCGATGCAGGGGCTACGGTCATTAACTTACCGGATACGGTTGGCTATACAACACCGGAAGAATACGGACTTCTTTTCAGAACCATAAGGGATCGTGTCCCAAACATCGATAAGGTTGCCCTCTCTGCCCACTGTCATGACGATTTGGGAATGGCTGTTGCCAACACGATCGCCGCCGTTGAAAATGGTGCCACTCAAATTGAGGGTACAATCAATGGGATCGGTGAACGTGCTGGCAATGCCGCACTGGAAGAGATCGCAGTTGCCTTGAATATCCGCCAAGATCAGTACCCTTATACAACCAACCTAGTTTTAAAAGAAATAAAGCGTACGAGTGATCTTGTGAGTAAACTTACTGGAATGCAAATACCAGGAAATAAAGCCGTTGTCGGACGTAATGCCTTTGCCCACGAGTCCGGGATCCATCAAGATGGGGTCATCAAAAATGCATCAACCTATGAAATCATTACACCTGAGCTTGTCGGTGTAGAATCTAACAATCTCGTACTTGGTAAACATTCTGGACGACGGGCTTTTAAAGAAAAGGTTGAACAGCTAGGCTTTCAGCTTACTGACGAGAAGCTTACTGAAGCCTTTACGACTTTCAAAAAACTGACCGATCGCAAAAAAGAAATCACTGGCGATGATTTATCCGCGATCCTCACCGATATCCAAACGACGTTAACAAACGTAAAGAAATATGAACTCCGTGCTTTTCAAGTTCAGTATGGATCTTCTAATCTTCCAACAGCAACCGTCGCTTTAATGACGCCTGAAGGAGCACCGGTGGAGACCGCCCGTACTGGCCAAGGAAGTGTCGAATCCTTGTACAATACGTTGGAAGCTCTTATTGAAGAAACCATTAACCTCACAGATTTTCAATTAAACTCTGTTGGAAAAGGGCGAGATGCATTAGCCGACGTCTACGTGAAAATGACCGTTAATGGCGATGAAGTAAACGGGCGCGGAACGGCACAGGACATCTTAGAAGCTTCCGCCATAGCCTTTTTAAATGCAGTCAATCGCTTTCTCTTAAATGAACATTCGATCAAGAAAGAAATGGCTTAA
- the ilvB gene encoding acetolactate synthase large subunit, protein MKLEVKPAYEVTKSKTGADLLVQALKEENVDTVFGYPGGAVLPIYDAIYRAKDAFEHILTRHEQGAIHAAEGYARVSGKPGVVMATSGPGATNLVTGIADAMMDSLPLVIFTGQVARTVIGTDAFQEADVMGITTPITKQNYQVQSVSDLPRIVKEAFHIAGTGRPGPVVVDIPKDISANQCKDHYDTAFYLPGYQPTTKPNPLQIKKLADALSQAKKPVILSGAGVMHGKASSSLKRFAEKHSIPVTTTLLGLGSFPGNSPLSLGMAGMHGTYSANMALYECDLLINIGARFDDRLTGNLQHFAPQATVAHIDIDPAEIGKNVSTQIPIVANADDALKDLHNQATQSPDHGAWLDSLNNNNKNYPLWYNNPEQEMCPQWLIKTVHKVTNGEAIVTTDVGQHQMWAAQYYTFNEPNRWVTSGGLGTMGFGFPAAIGAQLADPKRAVVAVVGDGGFQMTMQELSVLQEKNLPVKVIIVNNEALGMVRQWQEAFYEKRYSESLLHVQPDFVKLVESYQIRAFKITYQDELVRILPEVFAYDGPVVLDCRVLQEENVYPMIAPGKGLHEMIGVKP, encoded by the coding sequence GTGAAACTAGAAGTAAAGCCCGCTTACGAAGTCACAAAATCCAAAACGGGCGCCGACCTTCTCGTTCAAGCATTAAAAGAAGAGAACGTTGACACAGTATTTGGATACCCGGGAGGTGCTGTCTTACCGATCTATGACGCTATTTATCGAGCGAAGGATGCCTTCGAACATATTCTTACGCGCCATGAGCAAGGAGCTATCCATGCGGCTGAAGGCTATGCTCGAGTATCAGGGAAACCGGGTGTTGTGATGGCCACATCAGGGCCTGGCGCCACAAACCTCGTTACTGGAATTGCTGATGCAATGATGGATTCTTTGCCACTTGTCATATTCACCGGCCAGGTCGCCCGCACAGTTATCGGAACAGATGCCTTTCAAGAGGCTGATGTAATGGGAATTACAACACCGATTACAAAACAAAACTATCAGGTTCAATCTGTGAGTGACCTTCCTAGAATTGTCAAAGAAGCATTTCACATTGCTGGAACCGGTCGTCCAGGTCCAGTCGTTGTCGATATTCCGAAAGATATCTCGGCCAACCAGTGCAAAGACCACTATGACACAGCTTTTTACTTGCCTGGGTATCAGCCGACGACAAAGCCTAACCCGCTACAAATTAAAAAGCTAGCAGACGCGCTTTCTCAAGCGAAGAAACCAGTTATTCTATCAGGTGCAGGAGTTATGCACGGTAAAGCTTCCAGCTCACTAAAACGATTCGCTGAAAAACATTCTATACCGGTCACTACTACCCTGCTCGGATTAGGAAGCTTTCCAGGAAACAGCCCCCTCTCTCTCGGAATGGCAGGGATGCATGGAACCTATTCTGCAAACATGGCTCTCTATGAATGTGACTTACTCATTAACATTGGAGCTCGGTTTGATGACCGGTTAACCGGAAATCTTCAGCACTTTGCGCCACAAGCGACTGTAGCACATATTGATATCGACCCCGCAGAAATCGGTAAAAATGTGTCGACGCAAATCCCGATCGTAGCTAACGCCGATGACGCTCTTAAAGATCTACACAACCAAGCTACCCAATCACCAGATCACGGCGCCTGGCTCGATTCCTTGAACAATAATAATAAAAACTACCCTCTTTGGTACAACAATCCAGAGCAGGAGATGTGCCCACAGTGGTTAATTAAGACTGTCCATAAGGTTACAAACGGAGAAGCGATCGTAACGACAGATGTCGGCCAGCATCAAATGTGGGCTGCACAGTATTATACCTTTAACGAACCTAACCGCTGGGTCACTTCTGGAGGGCTTGGAACGATGGGATTTGGTTTTCCTGCAGCTATTGGCGCTCAACTTGCCGACCCTAAACGAGCAGTTGTCGCAGTTGTCGGGGACGGAGGGTTTCAAATGACCATGCAGGAGCTGTCTGTCCTGCAAGAAAAGAACCTTCCCGTTAAAGTAATCATCGTCAATAACGAAGCTCTCGGGATGGTTCGACAATGGCAGGAAGCCTTTTATGAGAAGCGTTATTCTGAGTCATTACTCCATGTCCAACCAGACTTTGTAAAACTAGTTGAAAGCTATCAAATCCGTGCATTTAAAATTACTTATCAAGATGAGCTTGTCCGGATTCTACCTGAAGTTTTCGCTTATGATGGCCCTGTCGTCTTGGATTGCCGGGTTCTTCAGGAGGAAAACGTCTATCCAATGATCGCACCAGGTAAAGGTCTGCACGAGATGATAGGGGTGAAACCATGA
- the ilvN gene encoding acetolactate synthase small subunit: MKRIITALVHNRSGVLNRLTGLLQRRQFNIESISVGRTETEGISKMTFVVEIADEQKLEQLTKQLHKQIDVLKVSDITDKAIVSRELALIKVVSSAQLRNEMNGIIEPFRASIIDVSKESLSIQVTGKPEKIEALVDLLRPYGIKEIARTGLTAFLRGQQPAVTELTSYSLLK, translated from the coding sequence ATGAAACGAATTATTACTGCTCTAGTGCACAATCGAAGTGGTGTCCTCAATCGCCTTACTGGTTTACTACAGAGACGTCAGTTCAATATTGAAAGTATCTCTGTAGGCCGTACTGAAACCGAGGGGATTTCTAAGATGACATTTGTTGTTGAAATTGCCGATGAACAAAAGCTAGAACAACTTACCAAGCAGCTACACAAACAAATCGACGTATTAAAAGTCTCGGATATTACAGATAAAGCAATTGTTTCCCGTGAGCTTGCGCTAATCAAGGTTGTGAGCAGCGCTCAGCTAAGAAACGAAATGAATGGAATTATCGAACCGTTTCGGGCTTCCATCATTGACGTAAGTAAAGAAAGTCTCTCCATACAAGTAACAGGAAAGCCTGAAAAAATAGAAGCACTAGTTGATCTGCTTCGTCCCTATGGCATAAAAGAAATTGCCCGTACTGGGTTAACTGCATTTTTACGAGGGCAACAGCCTGCTGTTACTGAGTTAACTTCTTATTCTTTATTAAAATAA
- the ilvC gene encoding ketol-acid reductoisomerase, with protein MAKVLYHNDIQEEVLKTKKIAVIGYGSQGHAHALNLKESGFDVVVGLRKGKSWDMAVEDGVQVGSVAEATAQADVVMVLLPDELQPKVYEESIKPNLYEGNALVFAHGFNVHFNQVVPPADVDVFLVAPKGPGHLVRRTFSEGAGVPALYGIEQDYTGEAKKLALAYAKGIGAGRAGVLETSFQEETETDLFGEQAVLCGGLTSLVKAGFETLTEAGYQPEVAYFECLHELKLIVDLMYEGGLEGMRYSISDTAQWGDFVSGPRVVNEETKARMKEVLNDIQTGVFAKGWILENQANRPQFNAVNKKEAEHEIEKVGRELRELMPFVKKSAKADKKEVVSNAPR; from the coding sequence ATGGCAAAGGTACTTTATCACAATGACATTCAAGAAGAGGTTTTAAAAACAAAGAAAATCGCTGTAATCGGTTATGGCTCTCAAGGACACGCACACGCACTCAATTTAAAGGAAAGTGGTTTTGATGTTGTAGTCGGTCTGCGAAAAGGAAAGTCGTGGGATATGGCTGTAGAAGATGGTGTTCAAGTAGGGTCTGTCGCAGAAGCTACCGCACAAGCAGATGTCGTCATGGTCCTGCTCCCAGATGAGCTTCAACCGAAAGTGTACGAAGAAAGTATTAAGCCTAACCTTTACGAAGGAAATGCCCTCGTATTTGCCCATGGCTTTAATGTTCACTTTAACCAGGTCGTTCCTCCAGCTGACGTTGATGTATTTCTCGTAGCACCAAAAGGACCCGGACACCTTGTAAGACGCACATTTAGTGAAGGCGCCGGAGTCCCTGCCCTTTACGGCATCGAACAGGACTACACTGGAGAAGCAAAAAAGCTTGCTCTTGCTTATGCAAAAGGAATTGGTGCAGGACGTGCAGGCGTTCTGGAAACCTCCTTCCAAGAGGAAACAGAAACTGATCTGTTTGGAGAACAAGCCGTTCTTTGCGGAGGGCTTACAAGTCTTGTAAAAGCTGGTTTTGAGACACTGACTGAAGCAGGATATCAGCCTGAAGTTGCCTACTTTGAATGCTTACACGAACTAAAATTGATTGTTGACCTTATGTATGAAGGTGGTCTTGAAGGGATGCGTTACTCCATCTCGGATACCGCGCAATGGGGTGATTTTGTTTCGGGACCACGCGTCGTAAATGAAGAGACAAAAGCACGAATGAAAGAGGTACTAAACGATATCCAAACAGGCGTTTTTGCTAAAGGTTGGATCCTCGAAAACCAAGCAAATCGTCCCCAATTCAATGCTGTTAATAAAAAAGAAGCCGAGCACGAAATTGAAAAGGTTGGTCGAGAACTTCGGGAGCTGATGCCATTTGTAAAGAAATCTGCAAAAGCCGATAAAAAGGAAGTGGTCTCAAATGCCCCACGTTAA